Below is a genomic region from Oscarella lobularis chromosome 14, ooOscLobu1.1, whole genome shotgun sequence.
TACGGGACGTTTTTCCGGTTTCTTACTTCTTTGAACAATCTAAAACGACATGACGGTTGTCCTCTGCAACGGATCGCAAGAACTGAATACGACTAACTCAAGTTTTGTGATGTACAGccctctttttcgtcgcctaATGCCGTTCCTCCTAACTGCAAGTGCCGCCTTCGTTTTGGTGTTCTGTCTAGCTCTCCTGCTACAACTTAAAtctcatttttcttcacaAAGTAAGAGAACAAGTATTTCAGACGTAtacctctttctcctcgcAACGGTTGGATTGATGAGCTCAATTTTCATCGGTGCTTCCGCAATCACTGCTTTGGTAACCGCGCCGGAATCAAATTTTCCTGCTAGCAAAAACTATGACAGCAGCGCGACTCCGCGTGCCAGCGTCTCCGCGTTTGTTAGCTTTCGCCTTGTGACCATTGTTGTCGTCTATACCTTCGTTTTGGTCAAACGCTTTTCTTCGGCAAAATTTTCGTCGCAATTGGAACATGCTTTTTCTCGGCCTGATCAGCCGTTAAATGGCGAAAATGTTCATCGTTCTTTTGTATGCAAGCGATGTCTCATGGTGTTCGGTTATGCTCTTGTCCCTTTCGTTTTATTTGGTGGAGCTATTGCGTTAGACTTTGTCGCAGGTGGAGACAATCAATTTTCTTGCTTCTTCATTATTGGAAAATGGTAATAATTTGCGAGCGTAATAATTCTTAATTTTGGTGACAAACGTATAATTTTTATGCGTTACTCTAATAACGTTATTTAATAAACGTAACTTCCacttattcttttttttcaggcaaAGATACGTTGTCATTTGCCTTAGTTACCCTTCTATTGGCCTTGGAGCAGTTCTTTTGCTTTATATTTTCAATGCTCGACGAAAGCCTCCTGGATCAATTTTACCTGCCGTTCGAGGAAAAAAATGGATGGATGTGGATTTCTTTGAAATTCACTCGAATATGCATCAAGTGGATTTTTTCAACAGTGAATGGAAGTTGAACCGTATGTTTCTAACAGTAGTAATGACTTCGTACGTTACCTGGATTCCTTTGCTGGTACTACTACTTTTTTAAATATCTATGCAGGATTTCACGTAAATTCGTTTTAGGTTGTTTTAACTGTTTACGACGATCAAGATGCCGTTACTCACGAAACGATTGAAATCATCGCTATCGTCTTTGCATGCTTGGGATATCTTGCAGAGCCGCTTCTATATGCAACAACGCCAAGATATGCTCAGTTGTACAAAGAGATATTATCATCTATTTTTCGTCCTGTGAAGACATTTTTTGTGTTAACGTTTGCCCGTAAGTTTTTCCTAAGAGCCTTCAAGTACTTGAGTGCCCAACTGTTTAGCTTACGACCATTTTTCTCGCCAGAGGTTGCTTGAACCTGACTCAGACACATTCAACCGAGATTATCAAACTCAAACTGCAACACGACAAAAGGCTGCCACAGGCTCCGATGAACAGTCATCTCAGACGTCATCAGCGTTCATTGGCAAAAGGTAGAAATTTGTTGCTAATTGCTGTTTAATTAACGTTATTCTAAAAAGGAACAGGGGTACAGCTGGAAGAGACTCCCTGACGAGCAGCGGAGAATCAGACGAAGACGTGAGCCATCCGCTCAAAAATAGGGGCGTCCCAGTAACACTTCTGTCAGAGTTAGTGAAAAAGCAGAATTAGTTTTAGATTTATTCTTTACATCAATTGCGCATGCAGGAATGACAGAATGGAGGCGGATAAGAACAGGGAATGGAGTATTAATGATGTTTCGCTAATTGAAGCAGAGGAAGCGGAAACAGGTTTTATGTGTTAGTTTGTACCTTCAGTTAGctcattttttattaggaaaaGAGTCATTTGTTCGTAATGCTAGCGCTAACCAAAAAATGTAACTAGA
It encodes:
- the LOC136195116 gene encoding uncharacterized protein isoform X1, whose amino-acid sequence is MTVVLCNGSQELNTTNSSFVMYSPLFRRLMPFLLTASAAFVLVFCLALLLQLKSHFSSQSKRTSISDVYLFLLATVGLMSSIFIGASAITALVTAPESNFPASKNYDSSATPRASVSAFVSFRLVTIVVVYTFVLVKRFSSAKFSSQLEHAFSRPDQPLNGENVHRSFVCKRCLMVFGYALVPFVLFGGAIALDFVAGGDNQFSCFFIIGKWQRYVVICLSYPSIGLGAVLLLYIFNARRKPPGSILPAVRGKKWMDVDFFEIHSNMHQVDFFNSEWKLNRMFLTVVMTSYVTWIPLLVVLTVYDDQDAVTHETIEIIAIVFACLGYLAEPLLYATTPRYAQLYKEILSSIFRPVKTFFVLTFAPYDHFSRQRLLEPDSDTFNRDYQTQTATRQKAATGSDEQSSQTSSAFIGKRNRGTAGRDSLTSSGESDEDVSHPLKNRGVPVTLLSENDRMEADKNREWSINDVSLIEAEEAETGKESFVRNASANQKIASITADCATDLHPKIRKTSGDSGHSPQNSREGSMVGVATSARDDYSIDSDECSPPKRKDSNLDGQPV
- the LOC136195116 gene encoding uncharacterized protein isoform X2, giving the protein MTVVLCNGSQELNTTNSSFVMYSPLFRRLMPFLLTASAAFVLVFCLALLLQLKSHFSSQSKRTSISDVYLFLLATVGLMSSIFIGASAITALVTAPESNFPASKNYDSSATPRASVSAFVSFRLVTIVVVYTFVLVKRFSSAKFSSQLEHAFSRPDQPLNGENVHRSFVCKRCLMVFGYALVPFVLFGGAIALDFVAGGDNQFSCFFIIGKWQRYVVICLSYPSIGLGAVLLLYIFNARRKPPGSILPAVRGKKWMDVDFFEIHSNMHQVDFFNSEWKLNRMFLTVVMTSYVTWIPLLVVLTVYDDQDAVTHETIEIIAIVFACLGYLAEPLLYATTPRYAQLYKEILSSIFRPVKTFFVLTFAPYDHFSRQRLLEPDSDTFNRDYQTQTATRQKAATGSDEQSSQTSSAFIGKRGTAGRDSLTSSGESDEDVSHPLKNRGVPVTLLSENDRMEADKNREWSINDVSLIEAEEAETGKESFVRNASANQKIASITADCATDLHPKIRKTSGDSGHSPQNSREGSMVGVATSARDDYSIDSDECSPPKRKDSNLDGQPV